The DNA segment GATCTTTCCCAATTCCGTCTGCATGCCGGTATGCACTACGACCGCCCTGGCCTTGCCTGAGGCAACCGAGGTTCCCATATAAACCATATTCGCCCGGTCAGCGAGCGGGATATCTTTTTCTTCTAATGCACGAACCGTCTTTACGACAGGCGTCGATTCCCCCGTCAAGCTGGCTTCCTGTACGCCGAAATTAACACTTACCCGGATCAAACGGCTATCGGCAGGAATGCTGTCGCCCGATTCTATCTCGACTATATCGCCCGGAACCAATTCCGACGAGGGGATGACTTTATGTTTACCATCGCGGATAACTTTTGAGGTGGGATTTGATAATTTTTTCAACGCGGCAAGCGATTTTTCCGCCCGGTACTCCTGGATAAAACCTAAGAGGGCATTAAGTATGACTATCGCGACGATCGCCAGCGCGTCTATCCATTCCTGCAGGAATCCGGACACAAAGGCGGCGCCTATCAGCACCCATATGATAAAATCCTTGAACTGCCCCAGGAAGATAGACAGAGGCCCGGGCCCCTTCTTACCCTGGAGTTGGTTCGGGCCGGCCTCGACCAGAGCTTTGGCGGCCTCCGCTTCGCTAAGACCTATGGCAGGATCGCTGTTCAATATCCCTACGACTTCATCCGCGGTAATATTGTAAAACTTCACCGTCGTATATATGCTCATGCAGTTCCCTGATCCGTTTAATGGATTTAATGGCCGACTATTTAAATATCTCCATTATTTTAGCATACGTACTCGATGCCTACAACCTCTTAAGTAAGTCGCCTGCGACCTTCTTTCCCGCCAGAAGCATACCACCGAATATCGGCCCCATTCGCGGGCCTCCGAATACGGCGTTCGCGCACATCCCGCAGGCGTATAGCCCGGGGCATATCTCCTTCGAATTCTTCACGATAGTATTCTCCCCCGCCTCGGCCCACATCGACTGTTCACCCATCATCTTGCCGGTCTTCGTATTGAACGCGATGCCCGATTTCCGCTCCACAACCCGCGTAACCTCGGCGGGATGGCCGGTGGCGTCAACTACGAATTTCGCTCTCATGGTGATAGGATCGACATGCAGTTTCGCCATCTCGACGGATGTCCAGTTCAAAACAAGCCCGCATACGCGCTTGGACCTGACCATAACGTCTTCGACGCTCAGGAGATTGAATATCCGGAGGCCTGCATGCACGCTCTTCGAGCATATGGTAGAAACGGCGTCTATCGAATCGGCGAGGTAATAATTATCCTCGTAGAGCCGG comes from the Candidatus Omnitrophota bacterium genome and includes:
- a CDS encoding sulfide-dependent adenosine diphosphate thiazole synthase, which gives rise to MVLDEIKISKAIIESYSNKLINALDVDVAIAGAGPAGMVCGYYLAKAGKRVVLFERKLSVGGGMWGGGIMFNEIVVQKEAKSILDEFGVRSRLYEDNYYLADSIDAVSTICSKSVHAGLRIFNLLSVEDVMVRSKRVCGLVLNWTSVEMAKLHVDPITMRAKFVVDATGHPAEVTRVVERKSGIAFNTKTGKMMGEQSMWAEAGENTIVKNSKEICPGLYACGMCANAVFGGPRMGPIFGGMLLAGKKVAGDLLKRL